The Epinephelus lanceolatus isolate andai-2023 chromosome 17, ASM4190304v1, whole genome shotgun sequence region CTGACTTTTTATGTATCCAGCTCGTTTAAAATGGGAACCTTGGGTTAAATGGTTAAATGTTTAACtgaacaaacagaaataaagaaataacgTTGTTTTGCTGTATTGAGCTTGTTAGTTTAGTACTATAGACACAATGAGGAGAAATGTAATTCAAATGTAAGTAATTTAATTCTAGCATAACCCTTTGTGGCTAGCAGAGCAGTTTGTTTCACTTCTTATGTTATTTCAAGACATAAACTTTTAGAATGGTGACTAACTGACATTTCTGCCAAACTTATCGCTATCTTGGGTCGTTAATTTTGGCTGAGGTTGCTGGAATTAAAACTTCCCCAAATCTAATGCAAAGCAGAACAGAGCTGTTGATATTTGCCTGAACTCTGAATCATCCAGGACCAGCTTCCACACAAGAAAGAAATATTACAGAGTGGATGTGCTGCTTGGACTGGGGCTttttacatgtaaatgtaacctgtgacctcacaaactAATGTCccgtaaaacttcagttaaaagctTAGTCCCAGTTAAGCAcacagtcccttttactagcagCTACACATTCTGACACGTAAATGCCTGTCTtaattagacgcctggtctggttgctaagtggttaatttttttaactttagatgtatgtgtccattcctcgattaccctgtaagttgtTCATATTCTTTTAATCCGTAAGGGTCCTTCGATCAAAAGAATCATAAAAATCGATctaagttgtgagtattgttttaacagaataAAGTGATGTTGTGTCGGTATACTGGGTATACTGGGTGCCATAATCACTCgctctctgatgtgctgtctgtcagagctagaatgattcataattgatacgTTATTGAAAGCGTAATTTTTAAagaagtaatattcatactggtttaaataaacaatttgattgttttTCCCAATCTTTgcacagttttgtgtgaaaggaaataTAGGCCTGTCTTATATAGaagcctgtcccaaatataggcccgTTGATTTCAACGATTTAgacaaataatagcccgggctattaattgaagttttagaGTTATTAGTTAATGATGTGCTAACTCCTTGAAGTAATGCTACGTGACTACTGTAGGTAGTGGGCTGGTTAGCAGGACATGCTAATATTTGCAGATTACATGAGAGGACTGTTAAATTCACTCTtgccatttttttgttgtcttcccaaaactgaaaaagAGGCATCATTATATTCAAACTATCTTTCTTACTACATCCTCATGCACGTCATTCAATATGTGGAGAAATCCGAAGCCTGACAAGCCTACCAGGCCAAGTTACAGTTGGTTAGCTATGATTGATGGGGGGGGACTATTTTCATTtgattatgtgtttttgattcCTTGTCCTTGTGGCAGGCTGTTTCCGTTAAGAGAACAAGGGCTCAACTTCTACGCACATGAACTGACTCAGGACGAGATCAAAGTAAGAAACATAAAGCAcacatagtgtgtgtgtatatatatctgATTTGTTTGCATTTCCTCACTGCACAAGTGTTTGCCGTGGTTGAGTAACAGAGTGCATCTTCCATTCAACcggtaaattaaaaacattccCATTAACACAATGgatgttttgacatttaaaatgacagaGTACTGTTATGTGTTGCATATTCATCATTATGTTCCCTGTATAAAGCAGTTACACAAGTCACTCAGATGGGACAATAAAGAAccgctaaaaaaaaaaaactaagggAAATACTCAGGTCTCTGTATAAATCTCacatcagtttgaacattattAATGTCAATGCTGAGAATGCTTATCCACTTGTATGTTTGTGTCCCAGGTGTATTTATTCAGCTGAAAGTTAGTTTTTCTGAAATTAATTAACATCCCACTGTCAGTGAGTGCAGATGTGTCCCAGATGTGGTTTGGGTAATGTTGTACCTGCCTGCTGGTCTCTGATCTGCTGTGTTTAATCCTGTCAGGAATTCCAAAGCACTCGGGAAGCTAAGCGCAGATTCCTGGCGGCCTATTCCCTGATGTTGGACTTCTATGGCATCAAACTGCTGGATAAGAGTGGGAATGTTGCTCGGGCTCCCAACTGGCAGGAGCGCTTCCAGCACCTTAATgagtaagcacacacacaaagtttgtGTCGACTTATGGCTCGGTTGCCGATTGCTGCAGGAACAGATGGTTAAGGGGTCATTTAAAGggtgatttttttctctctcaacCTATTTTGATAGTTTCATGGCCTGAGAGTAGTTGTGTGGTTTCTTGCCAAAGAACCACGTGAATGTCACACACTGGAGTGTGCAATTTTGATACAAGCATGTTTTTCTCCTCGGTGATACTACCATACCCTCCTCAAGTCACAACCTACCTCTAAACCTTAGCATCTGATGCTAATTGTTGCCATTATCCAAagctcattaaaaacaacaaattctcCTCCATAAAGCAGCTGCTCAGTACAGTTGCATTCCCTTCTCTTGCTTTTAATATCCCATTGAATATACACAACAGCTTTTGCATGTGGTGCACTGTGGTTTCTAGATTGCTCTCAAGCCAAACAACCACCAGAAACAAGCTATTCTTAATAATTAATGTCCTGTACTGTCAAAGACCTCAGAATGCAAGTGGATGTGAACACCATGAGTCATGCAGTGTTAATTTTAGCATCTGAGGTTGATTAAGTTTTTTCCTGAAAACGTATTTTTGTATATTCACAACAAATATTAAAGACAATTTGGTCTGATTTTTCTTTagagaaatatgaaaaaagttacatttgtttgagttctttaaaggaacagtcaccccaaaatcaaaaaatatttcctcATACCTCTTGTGCTATTTATCATTCTAGatagttttgatgtgagttgctgagtgttggggatatcggccatagagatgtctgtcttctctccaatataatagaactagatggcactcagcttgtggtgctcaaagaacaaaagaacaaaacatttaaaaaactgaacagcaatgtctctttcccgaaatcatgacctggttactcaagataatccactgTAGTTTTCGTTGATGAAATTCACAATAGGGTCATAAAATAATAGTGGATGAAGAAGTCACCCATCGGTTTGTggacttctgttttgaatcctcgagtttagcattttggcatctccatcttggatttttggagccagaagtgaccatactcTGAAGAGAGAGGGTGGCGCTGTGGAGGACCGAGGGTTACAtgtgactcatagactgtggtgacaACTTGTAGACAGCCTTGCAGTGGCCACACCTTtatttatgcataactttaagccttaataaaatgtaaatgggggAGTTTTGTAAAATTCACCCCTGTatagaccaaaactgtttttttttgtaccaggctgtaaacatgtttatttctgctgtaaagctggacattttaacatgggggtctataggGATTatctcactcttggagccagcctcaagtggccattagaggaactgcatttTTCGGCACTTGtgtgttggctttatttttcagccacaCAGGTGGTGCTTGGTGGAGGATACTGTAGAGTTACTTTTGACTTAGTTTTAGTCATGTTTATGTTGTGAAATAAAGGGGATTATAGTATTTTTTGCCATAGTTTTCATTGATAAATTCATACTTGTGTCATTATACAGAACCATTCAATATGAAGTAATATCTCATCTACTACTGATAGAAGGTTGCATTTTTCCCAGGagcattttgactagtcatagtAAAAATTTTCACCTTTCTTTTAAGGTCCCAGCACAACTACCTGCGGATCACTCGCATCCTGAAGTCCCTGGGCGAGCTTGGCTATGAGGCCTTCAAGGCCCCTCTGGTTCATCTGTTCCTGGAGGAGTCGCTGTGCCACAACACCATTCCTAACATGCAGCACAGCGCCTTGGAGTACTACGTGTACACCATCCGCCTGCCAGCCACCCGCAGACGCCTGCTCCGCTACGCCCGCCAGCACTACAAGCCTGCCCACGCCTTCCTCTGGGGTCCGCCACCTAAAAGGCGAGGTGGTGCTGGTGTCAGTGTCGGAGGCAGTGTAGGTGCTGGGAGTAGTGGGATCAGAGCACCTGCTCCAACACCAGagcaacagaggaggggggaggagagcACCGCATCTGCCAGTAGTGGGATTATTGTGTCTTCCCATGATGCCATGACATGCCAGGACCTGGCTGGAGGAGGGCTAAAGGGCTGCGCAGGACTCAGCTCTGATATGGCAGGACTGGAGGGAGCGTTGATGATGGTGGGAGCTAGAGGAGAGAGGAACGAGTACACTGAGATTGTTCCTCTATAGGGGAAAGGGTTTGACTGTTCTCTGGTTTTAAcaccagaaaacaaaacagctatttttaaaattaacCGGTTTaattgtaacattaaaaaaatcattgtttaTGCCACAACTTTATTCTTAGCAGAGTTACTTGTGGACGCTGGAACTTAAGATCAAGACAGTAATACTAAAACGCATTTATAGAGTCTGACAAAATTGTCATTAGTCAATTCAGTTTAAGGGCTTACCATAAACAACTATATTTCCTCGCTGATGAATCAGTGCAACTCTGTATTGAATATAGCGTGGGACTGAGATGGGAGGTCATATCCTGAGCCAAGCTGAACAAACTCGCCTTGGACCAAATCCCAAAACCGTCTAAAAACCAGTGGAGACCCAAACACGTGTTACAAGGCCTTTCCTCATCAGGGCTATGATAATGAGACAACTTAGTCAGCCTTATTGAATGTTTAGGTCTGATATGTGGGTACTGATACTGAGGACCATGTTAGAACCAAAGTGCTGATTGGCCTGTTGGTCTTGTGATGGTTTTGGGAAACAAAGTCCTGTCTGTTCATCAAACTCTGTAGCTGGAGCTCCACTGAGCAACAAGCTGGACTGTGTTCACTTCGTACAGGTGCTGAAAAGTGGAAATTATAATGTGAAGAAGGAGATCAGggagaaattattattattattattattttttacccAGATCCTGTAAAAGGACATAATGAACACATAAGAGAGGAAGAGTGAAAAAGGCTCATGTGTCATAGCAATACTttggaaacatatttttgagACTGATTTGAAATCTTCAGTCTGTTGTTGATAGTAACATGCACAACTCAATATATATCTGCTTGGCTATTTTACTGCCCACAAGTTGAAGGTAGCCGCTCCCCCCGAAATATTGTACATAACGATAGAGCAAAAATCAAGACTTATTAGTGATGTGTTATCTAGAAGAAATAGTTAAGAATAGAGAGGCTTTTTAGTGACATCACTACTCTCCTGTAATCTATGACTGGCACCGTGGAGGGCCACTGGAAAGGCAGCTATGTGCAAATGATGGCTAAATATAGCATCTAACAATAGgtcaagctgctgctgctgtttcaagGCAAAGGGAGCAGTGTCGATAGAAAGATGTGTTTCAAAATGTAGGTTACTCTGACTCAGTAAACGCTCTTTCTTCGCTCAGTTTTTAATAGATAAAAACATGTAATAACTCAAATGCATTCCACAGAGCCTGACAGTAAGTCCACTGAAGAATTGACGTTCAGTGCATTCGCTATGTCCACTATGGTTTTGAAATCTATGGAGCCCCTAAAATCCTGAGAGGTGATTTTTTTGTGCACACAAGAAAACTTGTtactataaaaaaataacttgtgCACACTAGAAAATTTACATGGTCCCACAAGTTAATTATATTATAGTAACAAGTTTTCTTGGGAACAAGATATTTGACTTATTCCCACAAGTACATTATATTGTGCGCGCAAGTTACTACCTTGTAGGAGCAAcataataacttgttcccacaagatattAACTTGCTTCCGCAAGAAGTCGTTGGAACAAGTCAAGTatcttgttcccacaagattgTTGCCTCGTAAGAACAAGTCATTTATCTTGTGTGCACAAGTTATcttcttgtgggaacaagttctTTTcctgttcccacaagataatggACTTATTACCACAAGTTAATTATCTGGTGGGAACAAGTCAATTATCTTTAGGGAACAAGATAATTGACTTGTTCCTTTAAGTTAATTTTCTAGGAACAAGATagtaacttgttcccacaagataattcATTATCTTGATATCTTGATCTGATTATCACCTTTCAGGATTTTACAGGCTGTGTAGAATCCAAAATGCTTTCACACATTATGTTTCAGCGGTTTGCTAATTTCCTCCATTCTGTGTTACTGAAGTGAATGACACTTGTCTAGTTTATTGAGGCCAACAGGGCATGCATTAGATCATAGTGCATTTTACAGATGCCTCACACTGGAGTCATGACATCGTGTGCTGCAGTTGTGAATATTGAATTCCAACAGATCATTACAGATTCGATATTTAACCTCTTCCATGttcaaattttaaattaaaggtGACTGTGTCATAGCTAACACACTGACTGCTATCATTAGTAAAATGcttttttcagctgctgttagGCTACCAATAGCATAAAACCTCCAATATGGCCACCACAGAGTGTGTTGTGTCACCTAAAAGCCCTCTATATTAACTAACCAAGGTGATTGGATGTGAACTGTGACTAATGTGATCAAACAATTGATGTGTGGTGTGTTGCACTTTTTTGACAATCTGTGTCTTCCTGTTGAAAGCGCTGTAGGTTTCTCCGAATCACTGATTTAGAAACAGATCTTCAGAtatacaacaaatacaacaaacgGTCAGGAACTTCCAGCATCATGAACGTGATTGATTGTTCTCATAGTGTCTAACCTTGCAATAATTTGACGGTAATCTCAACGAGGCTGCATGTAGTGGGCAGTGATACTGTTGATGTTATCCCTCTGAATCAGACAACTTGTACAAGTGCAGCTGCTGATATTATTGtcagaattttaaaatgttaaattttgttCATTTACATGCCAAAAAATACCCCATACAATGTTATTTCCCCCGGAGCAGTACTCTGATAAGGGTGCAGGAGTCACTACATTAGCACTAATAAGGCTACAGTAATTGAACTCTCCCCTGAAAGACTTGTTCTTTTTTTAGGTTTAGCAGCTGCTTAAGAAAGTGAAGCTGATTTTACACTCACCTCTGACATGCTGTTAACAAACATATCATCACCCTCATCATATCAGAGGTTGGCAGCATCACCTTGCTTGTGTTTCGTTTTTATATGAAAGGCCAATATTAGCCTGACACATCAGGAAGTGTGTATTGCTCTGTCCAGTCAGCCAATAGGAACTCGGCACAGGCCTACACAGACAAGTTAAGGCCGTTTTGTTTAATATTAGGTaacatttcaaacacatttAAGTTTCTCATTGCAATATATATTTgtgatagaaaataaaaagccaTGTGAGGTGTGAGACAGCAGTGATTGGGAATTTAAACACTCCTTCctgacttcctgtcagctgttcTTCCTGTAGGATGAAGCCTTTTTATCATTAGCTGACAAGGCCTCTACATTGCTCCCCAGCCAAGTGTATCTGATATAATTGTAAAAATAACTTTTCAGGTGAATTGTGTGAAAAAATGGGCTCAAGTATCTGAATTTTTagtgtgtgtacatatgtgtgtgtgtgtgtgtgtttgtgtgtgtatgtctgatATTAAGtgccttttttgtattttttatgtttatctGTATGCTGTAAGGAGTGTCTTTCCCAACTGATTTCCTGAACATCCTCTTTTTTGTACAGCATTTTGATATTTACATTATTGTTTGCATTATAGTCACTTACAGAATGAGCATTCATGTACAGTAACAGCAGGAATAAGTCCAATAAGAGCTGGTGAAGAGGAGAGGTTCATTATATGTAATACTTGAAACTGTTTGTATCTGGCTTATTGATTAAAATGTGATTGTTCCCCAGATGAATATTCACTTTGCTTGCTGGACATAAAAGGGCCACAATAACTGGACATTTGcccaaaaatgtgaaatttgcCATTCCTAAATAAAAATGGGGATGTGGATTAAGAGTTTTTTTCATCTGGAAATGTTTGAAGAACATGTCTGTAGCATTgcccattttattttaatattggtTAGCATGCACCTGTCAGAATAAGAACTGTTCTGGAAGCAAGAATAATCGAATTGGTTGAGGTAAACCTCCATGGTTGGAGCCAAAGAGCCACAGTTTGTCTGCCAAGGCTGAACACCGTTGAAAGAACTCACAGCAGAGGATTAGACAAGCAAAGCACACTTTCAGATACTTAATATAACTAAGATTATCTGCCTGACTTCTGAAACATCACTGACGTCAGAACCTCTAATCTGACTGGAACTAATGCAGTATTAATACGCACATCGATGCCATATACAacgcaaaacaaagaaaaagactcCTTCGGAAAAAAGCAAATGACAGGTAAATGGTGTTATGTTAAGAAGCCTGACGAGAAAATAGAGAGTGCTATCTTATATTTCAAAACCATGCGCTGAATGGATAGCCACACTATcgagaaacaaaagaaaagactgACAGCCTCCTTTATACACTGATCTTTACAGTCAGAGAGCTACACAATGTGTGACtgaaacactgaacaacaaGTCGACAACGAGTACATCTGTGGTAGGAAACCCCTGAAATCCCACTGCTGCACCCTAACAGCAGTGGACTTACATTTAGCCCTGACGTTGGACTGTTAGATATTACGTCCCTGACAAGCAAATCCAATGAAGTACCTATTTCTGATTTATTTCTAGCATACAGCAGCTCTGgattgtaaaaatgtaaatgttgaaAATTGGAATTCACCAGAGGGAAGATgtattcatacatttatttgaccATTTAtcgtaaaactttaattaaagaggcaacagatagcatcttttcctaaatatatcattatgaaaataatgtgggttgcacagggtagtggccacagtaaaatcagactatcagcgtttacataggttacttagtggctttgcaatctttgtaataagcttctgtCACTGGGGCTGaaatttcgcggaaaaaatctgctttacagcaggaaacgtgtcatgtattgcgaaactggtcggtcagccaatcagggactggagctggtccttatgaggagttgggcatgagatagttgagtcacgagcacaatgacagacggacaaagtttggagacaagtgaaaaacggcctagcaaaagaaaacgagctcctctgtctgaggaggcaaagaagagcaaaaaggagagtgataaaagaagagaaaaacaagagtaaacctcagtcaggcgttcaagagatggagggagctccatgaccaaagaggcttcaaaaccgatgtccagctagctttctttctaatggatcagtaag contains the following coding sequences:
- the ogfrl1 gene encoding opioid growth factor receptor-like protein 1, which encodes MGNLLGSWRFKEPSTVEECDSTWGSDSDSDEPAAEDDSGISDSVSPAESDRATGDPGDTSPQLTESPESIPKMKRSFYAARDLYKYRHSYPNYRKSRQPNEYRNLRFYLNKIPLVPDGIYIEEILTKWRGDYEKLEHNHTYIQWLFPLREQGLNFYAHELTQDEIKEFQSTREAKRRFLAAYSLMLDFYGIKLLDKSGNVARAPNWQERFQHLNESQHNYLRITRILKSLGELGYEAFKAPLVHLFLEESLCHNTIPNMQHSALEYYVYTIRLPATRRRLLRYARQHYKPAHAFLWGPPPKRRGGAGVSVGGSVGAGSSGIRAPAPTPEQQRRGEESTASASSGIIVSSHDAMTCQDLAGGGLKGCAGLSSDMAGLEGALMMVGARGERNEYTEIVPL